A region from the Lolium perenne isolate Kyuss_39 chromosome 4, Kyuss_2.0, whole genome shotgun sequence genome encodes:
- the LOC127294809 gene encoding uncharacterized protein, which produces MDFRARIRSFGTFVRMKLYQVDKTPDKLEVTKNTRLEDYGILCGLGSLILCWGGTGDVLKAINWTNRNHAYYCVIYFTFSLLIMSMGLVSAKFPDTALMSMFVAGLGAWQAMVVMSIFASFHLGIVHYLPTPEYTIFSMMATSLPFTLYWGLSVQDPSIPYKMGRVVIWTITLPYHVVVWIESLGCKAGIWIQAKWENARVRVGGTLPGFSSVPPQPNA; this is translated from the exons ATGGATTTTCGTGCCCGGATTCGATCCTTTGGCACATTTGTTCGCATGAAGCTGTATCAAGTGGATAAGACCCCTGATAAGCTTGAGGTTACCAAGAACACCAGGCTAGAAGACTACGGGATACTATGTGGCCTGGGTAGTTTGATTCTGTGCTGGGGTGGAACTGGAGATGTATTAAAAGCCATCAACTGGACCAACAGGAATCACGCATACTACTGTGTGATATACTTCACTTTCTCTCTACTCATAATGTCCATGGGGTTGGTATCAGCTAAATTCCCTGACACAGCACTGATGTCTATGTTTGTTGCTGGCCTGGGAGCATGGCAAGCTATGGTAGTGATGTCTATATTTGCCTCTTTTCACTTGGGTATAGTTCACTACCTTCCCACACCTGAGTACACAATCTTCTCCATGATGGCAACATCCCTCCCATTTACTTTGTATTGGGGGTTGAGTGTCCAAGACCCTTCG ATTCCATACAAGATGGGACGGGTGGTGATCTGGACCATTACCTTGCCTTACCATGTTGTGGTCTGGATTGAATCATTAGGATGCAAAGCTGGTATATGGATTCAAGCAAAATGGGAAAATGCTCGTGTGCGAGTTGGTGGAACATTACCAGGATTTTCCTCG GTGCCACCGCAACCAAATGCATAG
- the LOC127294807 gene encoding 1-aminocyclopropane-1-carboxylate oxidase, whose translation MAIPVIDFSRLDGNDREAAMAEIAAGFEEWGFFQLVNTGIPDELLERVKKVCNDCYKLREEGFNTSNPAVKALAALVDEEGEGLAMRKVEGMDWEDVFTLQDDMPWPSIPPTFKETMMEYRRELKKLKLKMLGVMEELLGLEEGHITKVFSKDGDFEAFYGTKVSHYPPCPRPEMVDGLRAHTDAGGLILLFQDDRVGGLQVLGRDGLWADVQPVENAIVINTGDQIEVMSNGRYKSAWHRVLAIREGNRRSIASFYNPARAATITPAIPAADDSSTGADYPSFSFGDYMDVYLEQKFQDKEPRFTAAAAMSKKRMN comes from the exons ATGGCGATTCCAGTCATCGACTTCTCCAGGCTTGACGGCAATGACAGGGAGGCCGCTATGGCGGAGATCGCCGCCGGGTTTGAGGAGTGGGGGTTCTTCCAG CTTGTGAACACTGGCATCCCTGATGAGCTGCTGGAGAGGGTGAAGAAGGTGTGCAACGACTGCTACAAGCTTCGCGAGGAGGGGTTCAACACGTCGAACCCCGCGGTCAAGGCCCTCGCCGCCCTGGTGGACGAGGAAGGCGAAGGCCTTGCCATGAGGAAGGTCGAAGGCATGGACTGGGAGGATGTCTTCACCCTCCAGGACGACATGCCATGGCCATCCATCCCTCCAACCTTCAA GGAGACGATGATGGAGTACAGGAGGGAGCTGAAGAAGCTAAAGTTGAAGATGCTGGGCGTCATGGAGGAGCTTCTCGGGCTAGAGGAAGGGCACATCACGAAGGTCTTCTCCAAGGATGGCGACTTCGAGGCCTTCTACGGCACCAAGGTGAGCCACTACCCGCCGTGCCCGCGGCCGGAGATGGTGGACGGGCTGCGCGCCCACACCGATGCCGGCGGCCTCATCCTTCTCTTCCAGGATGACCGCGTCGGCGGACTGCAGGTGCTCGGCCGCGACGGCCTCTGGGCCGACGTCCAGCCCGTCGAGAACgccatcgtcatcaacaccggcGACCAGATCGAG GTGATGAGCAATGGCCGGTACAAGAGCGCGTGGCACCGCGTTTTGGCCATCCGCGAAGGCAACCGCCGTTCCATCGCTTCCTTCTACAACCCGGCACGCGCAGCCACCATCACGCCTGCAATTCCCGCCGCCGACGACTCCAGCACCGGCGCCGACTACCCGAGCTTCTCGTTCGGCGACTACATGGACGTGTACCTTGAGCAGAAGTTCCAGGACAAGGAACCCAGGTTCACAGCAGCAGCGGCAATGAGCAAGAAAAGGATGAACTGA